One part of the Lotus japonicus ecotype B-129 chromosome 2, LjGifu_v1.2 genome encodes these proteins:
- the LOC130741196 gene encoding uncharacterized protein LOC130741196 isoform X1 yields the protein MDVLVKFPIRASSFHCPVINSDITKKLALRFSSTPSKRICNLQSIGFNRNVLKKPWDRKRISAIAPNRDPKSEQNSFSPAEIVDHFYTCINDKELRKLDECISQDACFDDYTFIKPFQGKKEVMHFLQQLTDSMGQNVKFRTRKILEGDDLTVAANWHLEWKKEQIPLTRGCSFFKLSKEGEIMIISRAEVLIESPVKPGSIVLTVLKTVTSLFDAFPNAAEWFLRKPHAILTWILKIYSIFIEPMVKPLLDGYIKLWGFTVRLLIDAFKLLAFISKILFK from the exons ATGGATGTTCTAGTTAAATTCCCAATTAGAGCTTCTTCATTTCATTGCCCGGTAATAAACTCTGATATCACAAAGAAGCTTGCCCTTAGGTTCTCTTCCACTCCCAGCAAAAGAATATGCAACTTGCAAAGCATTGGTTTCAACAGGAATGTCCTAAAAAAACCTTGGGATAGGAAAAGAATTTCAGCCATAGCACCAAACAGAGACCCCAAATCTGAGCAAAATTCATTCTCTCCAGCAGAGATTGTAGATCACTTCTACACATGCATCAATGACAAGGAGCTACGAAAATTGGATGAATGCATATCTCAAGATGCTTGCTTTGATGACTACACGTTCATCAAACCATTCCAAGGAAAGAAG GAAGTAATGCATTTCTTGCAGCAGCTTACTGATAGCATGGGCCAAAATGTGAAATTCAGAACAAGAAAAATATTGGAGGGAGATGATTTAACTGTTGCAGCAAACTGGCACTTGG AATGGAAAAAGGAACAGATCCCTTTAACCAGAGGCTGCAGTTTCTTCAAGCTATCAAAAGAAGGAGAAATCATGATCATTAG TAGAGCTGAAGTACTAATCGAATCACCCGTCAAACCTGGAAGCATAGTTTTG ACAGTGTTGAAGACCGTGACTTCACTATTTGATGCCTTTCCAAATGCAGCTGAAT GGTTCCTAAGAAAGCCTCATGCAATACTAACATGGATACTAAAAATTTACAGCATATTTATAGAGCCTATGGTTAAACCACTACTAGATGGGTACATAAAACTATGGGGTTTCACGGTTCGATTGCTTATCGATGCATTCAAGCTTTTGGCATTTATTTCTAAGATCCTATTCAAGTAG
- the LOC130741196 gene encoding uncharacterized protein LOC130741196 isoform X2 — translation MDVLVKFPIRASSFHCPVINSDITKKLALRFSSTPSKRICNLQSIGFNRNVLKKPWDRKRISAIAPNRDPKSEQNSFSPAEIVDHFYTCINDKELRKLDECISQDACFDDYTFIKPFQGKKEVMHFLQQLTDSMGQNVKFRTRKILEGDDLTVAANWHLEWKKEQIPLTRGCSFFKLSKEGEIMIIRAEVLIESPVKPGSIVLTVLKTVTSLFDAFPNAAEWFLRKPHAILTWILKIYSIFIEPMVKPLLDGYIKLWGFTVRLLIDAFKLLAFISKILFK, via the exons ATGGATGTTCTAGTTAAATTCCCAATTAGAGCTTCTTCATTTCATTGCCCGGTAATAAACTCTGATATCACAAAGAAGCTTGCCCTTAGGTTCTCTTCCACTCCCAGCAAAAGAATATGCAACTTGCAAAGCATTGGTTTCAACAGGAATGTCCTAAAAAAACCTTGGGATAGGAAAAGAATTTCAGCCATAGCACCAAACAGAGACCCCAAATCTGAGCAAAATTCATTCTCTCCAGCAGAGATTGTAGATCACTTCTACACATGCATCAATGACAAGGAGCTACGAAAATTGGATGAATGCATATCTCAAGATGCTTGCTTTGATGACTACACGTTCATCAAACCATTCCAAGGAAAGAAG GAAGTAATGCATTTCTTGCAGCAGCTTACTGATAGCATGGGCCAAAATGTGAAATTCAGAACAAGAAAAATATTGGAGGGAGATGATTTAACTGTTGCAGCAAACTGGCACTTGG AATGGAAAAAGGAACAGATCCCTTTAACCAGAGGCTGCAGTTTCTTCAAGCTATCAAAAGAAGGAGAAATCATGATCATTAG AGCTGAAGTACTAATCGAATCACCCGTCAAACCTGGAAGCATAGTTTTG ACAGTGTTGAAGACCGTGACTTCACTATTTGATGCCTTTCCAAATGCAGCTGAAT GGTTCCTAAGAAAGCCTCATGCAATACTAACATGGATACTAAAAATTTACAGCATATTTATAGAGCCTATGGTTAAACCACTACTAGATGGGTACATAAAACTATGGGGTTTCACGGTTCGATTGCTTATCGATGCATTCAAGCTTTTGGCATTTATTTCTAAGATCCTATTCAAGTAG
- the LOC130741197 gene encoding uncharacterized protein LOC130741197 codes for MKHLGFRHLSYTCLYKSNSLRNFGNSQFPISALPLQTDTDSDCEFHLPDSSFRFHLRVPRNSTFVFMSRQLVAIAKHRFKHTYPMKGSQGILVTSKPKKQDNNDPIVSFSRPPPLPPVIGPLLALSLLETWWNSGSDDDG; via the exons ATGAAGCATCTAGGGTTTCGCCATCTGTCGTACACGTGTCTTTATAAATCCAACAGTTTGCGAAACTTCGGGAACTCTCAATTTCCCATTTCCGCGCTTCCCCTTCAGACTGACACCGACTCAGACTGCGAATTCCATCTTCCAGATTCTTCCTTCCGATTCCACCTTCGTGTTCCTCGCAATTCCACCTTCGTCTTCATGAGTAGACAACTTGTCGCAATTGCAAAACACAGATTCAAGCATACGTAcccgatgaaaggatcacagg GTATATTGGTGACTTCAAAACCTAAGAAACAAGACAACAATGATCCAATAGTTTCCTTTAGCCGGCCGCCACCGCTTCCACCGGTTATAGGACCATTGCTTGCCCTTTCATTGTTGGAGACATGGTGGAACAGCGGttctgatgatgatggttgA